From Anopheles coluzzii chromosome 3, AcolN3, whole genome shotgun sequence, the proteins below share one genomic window:
- the LOC120955066 gene encoding phosphatidylinositol 4-kinase alpha isoform X2, with translation MVGNERFSFQKTVQCLARVLAMIKPTPWEKVQTLFKYCPQENAAGVFCLDARAQDAVIALGLYFLESGYQYPKEIIPYLLRLAKALPKAVWIDDVKPNKIDKIPTAEKFAFCLNSLLSDIAVGCPEHRDEIILIQVEVLTVLTNMIKGSKESSTLPPIILCKATVPLLLGLSRSMGRYAACDPPLLCRLFPKDEILVVKSAETPLSADAKDSTSVSQFRSIIPRSMSGSLSVDAGETEKSIHSSRKKLSSFYSVPYDPTTYFFAKYGSSFNQFPNMRFCDSMEKNDRLQFPINHLQTIFALAKKLLTKETLEHLDEQAGDIYALNQIKPYGYKSFSETINLVMVTLLREILQNQTDLPTPFTKDVQEFVKRLFLIGQTELQNKQHDAIDRVRDPSNIVVNKYKINVMANAACVDLLVWAIGDETVDNLCDLLTYLQESLSFTMGLEADKLCSRLYQKLNSVLGHKVVMDHMPLLMVCLEGLGKLAQKFPNIAGTSISYLRDFLVDPSPILTKLHVQSQAQTKKDKENAPFRIVVQGSDFKAFDHATKPKGLTKSAQEAFEALRDAAIENLSIALRAAHALDQYCVPALVANVSNRLFTAEKQESESSLVSLNIIVMLGHVAVALKDTPKTTNNILQFFIQRFCKVPSEQNVLIVDQLGCMIISKCEPQVFEEIMKMFSRVTVQAASLAYSTNPEQRKSYHHVSDAVVNALANIAANIQGELEMLDLLGKLLELFVQIGLEAERSSDSTSGAQKASSSAGNLGMLIPVIAVLVRRLPPIKNPKQRLHKLFKDFWLYCVVMGFTNSRLWPSDWYQGVQQIAAKSPLLISQTAHRSEMRELNYTSAIRSGSVSLMELRNQILLLLDHPPADITACINKLTFAQCAYLLSVYWLEILRVENASEPSLEPILSYLCDNALLKDKYGMWQCVRCIGDQVFEKFRSVLLAQDSVREKVLESQAMLLLVYFNHIHKQIQLVADQYLSQLVDKFPHLLWNRKVLWCMLDVLQLLAFSLTLDPNEETPTLRVNSTPYTLQLMDSLPARESRVKDFADRCQGIVNEAMKWAPKSTRSHLQEYPNQVPSTSLSNHSGLALAVDSILHTWVANATIPTATKRPHCVNSDTSKFVSVLCLRSKYAGEISGLLSVLEDEEKKGLADRLVRDVWDACAEKSDPKHRGALWRATAYLILCSSANRKLLHAISSSQVQLFTESAMETAVECWQWILTARQDLELCFIQEMVTAWQTTFDKRMGLFSEEHDVTSPLAAYEGCRLVPKPIVVAPHLIWLQLLSEMVDTAKYCNRDKVEMFCMLLHRCLPFSRDFKQNRHISTVGCRFKLLQCGLSLLQGNTIPKSLARNILRERIYANALDYFCGPQLCPSQPREALLEDISILLKFWQTMRSEKKHLVASEVSDYELHTASVNLSVQKVSLDTVSLAGSEVARSTSSGNAGWYNTIPHSTSTLSKRSARIKRPPYPKDAYDKDYMKKRNLILELLAVEIEFMLIWANPLALPELQIPGEESVAEWRARPMKLNVWRDFTRLAWSYNPALAVFLPQRIRNAETIEDEVTRLVCSDPMAAVHIPEALKYLVTTKTLLNEAPELVYMLTWARVNPIQALSYFSRQYPTHPLTAQYAVKTLNSYPAEAVLPYIPQLVQALRHDTMGYVTELIKHISKRSQIVAHQLVWNMQTNMYIDEEMHHRDSLYDALESLSQNIISSLSGPAKRFYEREFDFFGKITAVSGEIRSFPKGQARKKACLEALSRIKVQSGCYLPSNPEAMVLDIDYNSGTPMQSAAKAPYLARFRVQRCGITELETMAMEVSNNPDSQIDGPRLNSLGPEAWQAAIFKVGDDVRQDMLALQVISIFKNVFQQVGLELYLFPYRVVATAPGCGVIECVPNAKSRDQLGRQTDFGLYEYFLHQYGDETSKEFQSARSNFVKSMAAYSVIGYLLQIKDRHNGNIMIDKDGHIIHIDFGFMFESSPGGNIGFEPDLKLTDEMVMVMGGKMEAAPFKWFCDLCVQSFLAIRPYQDAIVTLVSLMLDTGLPCFRGQTITLLKQRFVPTKNSKEAAAHMLGVIRNSYQNFRTRTYDMIQYYQNQIPY, from the exons ATGGTGGGAAATGAGCGCTTTTCCTTCCAAAAAACCGTCCAGTGTTTGGCCCGTGTACTGGCCATGATAAAGCCCACGCCATGGGAAAAG GTGCAAACACTGTTCAAGTACTGCCCGCAGGAAAATGCGGCCGGAGTGTTCTGTCTCGATGCCCGGGCCCAGGATGCGGTCATCGCCCTCGGGCTGTACTTCCTGGAGAGTGGCTATCAGTATCCGAAGGAAATCATCCCCTACCTGCTGCGGCTCGCCAAAGCACTCCCGAAGGCCGTATGGATCGATGACGTCAAGCCCAACAAAATCGATA AAATACCTACGGCGGAAAAGTTTGCCTTCTGCCTGAACAGCCTGCTGTCCGACATTGCCGTCGGATGTCCGGAGCATCGCGATGAGATCATCCTCATCCAGGTGGAGGTGCTGACAGTCCTAACGAACATGATCAAGGGCAGCAAGGAGAGCAGCACGCTGCCCCCGATCATCCTATGCAAAGCGACCGTTCCGCTGCTGCTCGGGCTGAGCCGCTCGATGGGCCGTTATGCCGCCTGTGACCCGCCCCTACTCTGCCGCCTCTTTCCAAAGGATGAAATACTCGTCGTAAAGTCGGCCGAGACGCCCCTTTCCGCGGACGCGAAGGACAGCACAAGCGTGAGCCAGTTCCGCTCGATCATACCGCGATCGATGTCGGGCAGCCTGTCCGTCGATGCGGGCGAGACGGAAAAGTCAATCCACAGCAGCCGGAAGAAGCTCAGCTCGTTCTACTCCGTGCCGTACGATCCGACGACGTACTTTTTCGCAAAGTATGGCTCCAGCTTTAACCAGTTCCCGAACATGCGTTTCTGCGACTCGATGGAGAAGAACGATCGGCTCCAGTTTCCGATCAACCATCTGCAGACGATCTTTGCGCTGGCAAAGAAGCTGCTGACGAAGGAGACGCTCGAACATCTGGACGAACAGGCGGGCGATATATACGCGCTGAATCAGATCAAACCGTACGGGTATAAGAGCTTCTCGGAAACGATCAATCTGGTGATGGTGACGCTGCTGCGCGAAATACTGCAAAATCAAACAG ACTTACCAACACCCTTCACGAAGGATGTACAGGAGTTTGTTAAGCGCCTGTTCCTAATCGGCCAAACCGagctgcaaaacaaacagcacgaTGCCATCGATCGCGTGCGCGATCCTAGCAACATCGTCGTCAACAAGTACAAGATCAACGTGATGGCCAATGCGGCGTGCGTCGATTTGCTCGTCTGGGCGATCGGCGATGAAACAG TCGACAACTTGTGCGACCTGCTAACGTATCTGCAAGAAAGTTTATCGTTCACGATGGGTTTAG AGGCCGATAAGCTGTGCAGTCGGCTGTACCAGAAGCTCAACTCGGTGCTCGGCCACAAGGTGGTGATGGATCATATGCCGCTGCTAATGGTTTGCTTGGAG GGATTGGGCAAGCTGGCGCAAAAGTTCCCCAACATTGCGGGCACATCGATATCCTATCTGCGGGACTTCCTGGTCGATCCGAGCCCAATTTTAACGAAGCTTCACGTGCAATCGCAAGCACAAACGAAGAAGGACAAAGAGAACGCTCCTTTCCGAATCGTGG TACAAGGCTCCGATTTCAAAGCGTTCGATCACGCCACCAAACCGAAAGGACTGACCAAGTCCGCCCAGGAAGCATTCGAAGCGTTGCGCGATGCAGCGATCGAAAATCTGAGCATCGCGCTACGGGCAGCACACGCCCTCGACCAGTACTGTGTGCCGGCCCTCGTAGCGAACGTGTCCAACCGTCTGTTTACCGCCGAAAAGCAGGAAAGCGAATCGAGCCTAGTGTCGCTCAACATTATCGTAATGCTGGGGCACGTGGCGGTCGCGCTCAAAGACACGCCGAAAACGACCAACAACATATTGCAGTTTTTCATCCAACGCTTTTGCAAGGTACCATCGGAGCAGAATGTGCTGATCGTCGATCAGCTCGGTTGCATGATCATTTCCAAGTGTGAGCCGCAGGTGTTTGAGGAGATTATGAAAATGTTCTCGCGCGTCACCGTGCAGGCCGCGTCGCTCGCTTACTCGACCAATCCGGAGCAAAG GAAATCGTACCACCACGTGTCGGATGCGGTCGTCAATGCGCTCGCGAACATTGCCGCCAATATACAGGGCGAGCTGGAGATGCTGGACCTGCTCGGGAAGCTGCTGGAGCTGTTCGTGCAGATCGGGCTGGAGGCGGAACGGTCCTCGGACAGTACGTCCGGTGCGCAGAAGGCTAGCTCGAGTGCGGGCAACCTCGGCATGCTGATTCCAGTGATTGCG GTCTTGGTGCGACGACTTCCACCGATCAAAAACCCAAAGCAGCGCCTGCACAAGCTGTTTAAAGACTTCTGGCTGTACTGCGTGGTGATGGGCTTCACCAATTCGCGCCTCTGGCCGTCCGACTGGTACCAGGGCGTGCAGCAGATAGCGGCCAAATCGCCCCTGCTCATCTCCCAGACTGCGCACCGGTCGGAGATGCGCGAGCTAAACTACACCTCCGCCATCCGGTCCGGCAGCGTTAGCTTGATGGAGCTGCGCAATCaaatactgctgctgctcgaccaCCCGCCCGCAGACATCACGGCCTGTATCAACAAGCTCACGTTCGCGCAGTGCGCCTACCTGCTGAGCGTGTACTGGCTGGAGATATTGCGGGTGGAGAACGCGTCTGAGCCGAGCCTGGAACCGATCCTGAGCTACCTGTGCGATAATGCGCTGCTGAAGGACAAGTACGGCATGTGGCAGTGTGTGCGCTGCATCGGCGATCAGGTGTTCGAGAAGTTTCGCAGCGTGCTGCTGGCGCAGGACTCGGTGCGCGAGAAGGTGCTCGAATCGCAggcgatgctgctgctcgtctACTTCAACCACATCCACAAGCAAATTCAGCTGGTGGCGGACCAGTACCTGTCCCAGCTGGTCGACAAGTTCCCGCACCTGCTCTGGAACCGGAAGGTGCTGTGGTGCATGCTGGACGTGCTGCAGCTGCTAGCGTTCTCGCTCACGCTCGACCCGAACGAGGAGACGCCGACGCTGCGTGTCAACTCGACGCCCTACACGCTGCAGCTGATGGATAGTTTGCCGGCGCGGGAAAGCCGCGTGAAGGATTTTGCCGACCGGTGCCAGGGCATCGTGAATGAGGCGATGAAATGGGCACCGAAATCAACGCGCAGCCATCTGCAGGAGTACCCGAATCAGGTGCCATCGACGAGCCTTTCGAACCACAGCGGCTTGGCGCTGGCCGTTGATTCGATTTTGCACACGTGGGTAGCGAACGCAACGATTCCGACGGCGACAAAGCGACCGCACTGCGTTAACAGTGACACTTCGAAGTTTGTGTCGGTGCTTTGCTTGCGCAGCAAGTACGCGGGTGAGATTTCCGGCCTGCTGTCCGTGCTGGAGGATGAGGAGAAGAAGGGACTGGCCGATCGGCTGGTGCGGGACGTGTGGGACGCTTGTGCGGAGAAGAGCGACCCGAAGCATCGTGGAGCGTTGTGGCGCGCGACCGCCTACTTGATACTGTGCTCGAGCGCTAACCGGAAGCTGCTGCACGCGATCTCCTCCTCGCAGGTGCAGCTGTTCACCGAGAGCGCGATGGAGACGGCGGTCGAGTGCTGGCAGTGGATACTGACCGCCCGGCAGGATCTGGAGCTATGCTTCATACAGGAGATGGTGACCGCGTGGCAGACGACGTTCGACAAGCGCATGGGGCTGTTTTCGGAGGAGCACGATGTGACGAGTCCGCTCGCTGCGTACGAAGGCTGTCGGTTGGTGCCGAAGCCAATCGTCGTTGCGCCGCATCTGATCTGGCTGCAGCTACTATCGGAGATGGTCGACACGGCCAAGTACTGCAACCGGGACAAGGTTGAAATGTTTTGTATGCTGCTTCACCGCTGTCTACCGTTCAGCAGGGATTTCAAGCAAAATCGGCACATCTCCACCGTGGGGTGCCGGTTCAAGCTGCTCCAGTGTGGACTGTCGCTGCTGCAGGGCAACACTATTCCCAAATCGCTTGCGCGCAACATACTGCGCGAGCGGATCTACGCTAACGCGCTCGATTACTTCTGCGGGCCGCAGCTCTGCCCGAGCCAGCCACGCGAGGCGCTGCTCGAGGACATTTCGATACTGCTCAAGTTCTGGCAGACGATGCGCAGCGAGAAGAAGCATCTCGTCGCGTCGGAGGTGAGCGATTACGAGCTGCACACGGCGTCGGTCAATCTGTCCGTGCAGAAGGTGTCGCTGGATACGGTTTCGCTGGCCGGCAGTGAGGTGGCCCGTTCGACGAGCAGCGGTAATGCCGGCTGGTACAACACGATCCCGCACTCGACGTCGACGCTTTCGAAGCGATCGGCACGCATCAAGCGTCCACCGTACCCGAAGGATGCGTACGATAAGGATTACATGAAGAAGCGCAATTTGATCCTGGAGCTGCTGGCCGTTGAGATTGAGTTTATGCTGATTTGGGCCAATCCACTCGCCCTGCCCGAGCTGCAAATCCCGGGCGAAGAGTCCGTGGCGGAGTGGAGGGCACGTCCGATGAAGCTGAACGTTTGGCGTGACTTCACGCGGTTGGCTTGGTCGTACAATCCGGCGCTGGCGGTGTTTTTGCCTCAGCGCATCCGCAATGCGGAAACGATCGAGGACGAGGTGACCCGGTTGGTCTGTTCGGACCCGATGGCAGCGGTGCACATTCCCGAGGCGCTCAAGTATCTCGTCACCACCAAGACGCTGCTGAACGAAGCGCCCGAGCTGGTGTACATGCTGACGTGGGCGCGGGTGAACCCGATACAGGCGCTGTCGTACTTTTCGCGCCAGTATCCGACCCATCCGCTGACGGCGCAGTACGCGGTGAAGACGCTCAATTCGTACCCGGCCGAAGCGGTCCTGCCGTACATTCCGCAGCTGGTGCAAGCGTTACGACACGATACG ATGGGTTATGTGACGGAGCTGATCAAGCACATCTCCAAACGGTCGCAAATTGTGGCCCACCAGCTCGTTTGGAACATGCAGACCAACATGTACATCGACGAGGAGATGCATCATCGTGACT CACTTTACGACGCACTGGAATCGCTCTCGCAAAACATCATCTCGTCCCTGTCCGGCCCGGCCAAGCGGTTCTACGAGCGGGAGTTTGATTTCTTCGGCAAAATTACGGCCGTCAGCGGCGAGATTCGCTCGTTCCCGAAGGGCCAGGCGCGCAAGAAGGCCTGCCTGGAGGCGCTCAGCCGCATCAAGGTCCAGTCGGGCTGCTACCTTCCCTCGAACCCGGAAGCGATGGTGCTCGACATCGACTACAACAGCGGCACACCGATGCAGAGTGCGGCGAAGGCGCCGTACCTGGCCCGGTTCCGCGTGCAGCGCTGTGGCATCACCGAGCTGGAAACGATGGCGATGGAGGTGTCGAACAATCCGGACTCGCAGATCGACGGGCCGCGCCTCAACTCGCTTGGGCCGGAAGCGTGGCAGGCGGCCATCTTTAAGGTCGGTGACGATGTGCGGCAGGACATGTTGGCGCTGCAAGTGATTTCGATCTTCAAGAACGTGTTCCAGCAGGTTGGGCTGGAGCTGTACCTGTTCCCGTACCGTGTCGTCGCCACAGCGCCCGGG TGTGGTGTGATCGAGTGTGTACCGAACGCAAAATCACGCGACCAGCTGGGCCGGCAGACCGATTTTGGGTTGTACGAGTACTTCCTGCACCAATACGGGGACGAAACGTCCAAAGAGTTCCAGTCGGCCCGCAGCAACTTTGTCAAATCGATGGCCGCCTACTCGGTGATCGGGTACCTGCTGCAGATAAAGGATCGCCACAACGGCAACATCATGATCGACAAGGATGGCCATATTATTCATATCG ACTTTGGCTTCATGTTTGAATCGTCCCCGGGTGGCAACATTGGCTTCGAGCCGGATCTTAAGCTCACGGACgagatggtgatggtgatggggGGCAAGATGGAGGCGGCCCCGTTCAAATGGTTCTGCGATCTGTGCGTCCAGTCGTTCCTCGCGATCCGCCCGTACCAGGACGCGATTGTGACGCTGGTGTCGCTGATGCTCGACACCGGGCTGCCCTGCTTCCGGGGGCAAACGATCACGCTGCTGAAGCAGCGGTTCGTGCCGACCAAGAACAGCAAGGAGGCGGCCGCCCACATGCTCGGCGTGATACGTAACTCGTACCAAAACTTCCGCACGCGCACGTACGACATGATCCAGTATTATCAGAATCAAATTCCATACTAG